The following is a genomic window from Theobroma cacao cultivar B97-61/B2 chromosome 10, Criollo_cocoa_genome_V2, whole genome shotgun sequence.
tctttctactgtatatatattaaccTCACAATAGAGAAGAATAGTCAAAACGATTGAACATCTTTTTGGAACCATGGGAATCCTCCTCCTCGCCACCTTCCTTCACCTCGTCACCTCCGCCACCGCCCTCGGCGTAAACTATGGCATGATAGCGGACAACCTTCCGTCACCTTACGAAGTTGCCAACTTCATCAAGACCAAAACTATTTTTGACAGCGTAAAGATCTTTGATACGAACCCTGATGTCCTTAGAGCTTTTGCAAACACTGATATTTCGGTCACGGTCACGGTTGCCAATGGACAAATCCCTTCTTTAACCAATGTTCGAGCGGCGAGGAGATGGGTGAATAACCATATTCGCCCTTTTTATCCACAGACGAAGATCAAGTATATTTCTGTTGGCAACgaaattttgctttttaacGTTCAGGATCAAATTAACAATCTTGTGCCAGCAATGAAATCTCTTCATCTTGCTTTGGCTAAAGCTGGAATTCGGGGTATTAAGGTTCGATATATGCTTTATTTTGCGTTTGATTCTtacatttcttttatatattggttaattttgatgaattcaaatgcattcttcttcttctacatTGTTTATCAGGTCACAACAGCTCATGCTCTTAACATATTCAATGGTGACTCTGTGCCAAGTTTGGCTCGGTTTAGGCAGGATTATGCAAAGAGCTTCTTTGCTCCTTTACTACTATTCCTTCGAAGAACAAAATCACCTTTCATGATCAACCCTTACCCTTACTTCGAGTTGAATGCGATGGGGAACAAATTGGACTATGCTCTTTTCAAGAGAAATCCTGGTTTGTTTGATAAACATAGTGGGAAAACATACACCAATGCCCTTGATGCTCTCTTGGACAAAACACATTCGGCCATGAGTGCCATTGGCTGTGGAGATGTTGACATTGTCATTGGCGAAACCGGTTGGCCTTCCCAGGGTGATGGAGGAAACCTGGTTGCTACTGTTGGGAATGCACTTTCTTACAATGGGAATTTGGTTAGGGAAATCCTTTCAGGAAATGGCACACCTTTGATGCCAAACAGGAGGTTTGAGACTTACATTTTCGCATTGTTTAATGAGAATCAGAAACCAGGTCCCCTCGCTGAGAGGAATTGGGGTTTATTTAGACCAGATTTCACCCCTGTTTACAATGTTGGAGTTTTGCGCAATGGCCAGGTATGACTTTTACTAAAAGTTGGACCTATATCAAATATGATTTCTCTAAGGTTTCATTCATTTGTCTTTCCTCCTTGTATCAAATATGATATAGCCGATGCCAAGACCAGCAATACGGGCACCATCAAGCAAGAAGTTCTGTGTACCGAAACCTGGAGTCACCGATGCTCAACTGCAATCTAACCTAGATTACGCATGTAGCCAAGGTGCTAATTGCAGTCCAATTCAACCTGGTGGGCCTTGCGCTCAACCAGGCACCGTCAGGTCTCGTGCAACATTTGCCATGAATTCTTACTATCGAAACAAAGGCCAAGCTGATAACGCCTGTGATTTTTCTGGCACTGCTCAAATCACCACTGCCGATCCAAGTAAGCAAAAATTTAGTATTGAGACTCAAAAAACAATTACAAATCGAAAAcattgtttaattttctttgtttgagaATTTATTTGTGGTGCAGGTTATGGCAACTGCCACTACCCTTGAAGAATTGGATGAGGAAAGATTGGTTATTGAGTGAAGGTTGGTTAAGGGGGAATTTCCCTTTTGGAGGAAAAAGCTTGAGAAATTCCCTCATACAAATTACTGTGTAGTGTAGttcttttactttctttgATGCTTTGTTGTATGCTGCAATTGCAGTATCAAATGTGAACATCAATTtccaataatttaatttatttttgcatGGCTTGGATTGTGGAAAAAATAGATAAGAGTCTTAACAACAGCTTAAAAACAGTTGATGGAATTGTAATTCCAGAGTTCCACTGAAAAACAATTGCAATTTGCAAgagcaaaaaaatttattacatGATGATGATTATGTATCGTTTATTGTtaccaaataaattttaaattgattacgaaaaattttttgaagtttGAGCTGGGCCTTCGTACATGTAAAGGCCTGTTCTTGTTTACATTTCAACAATAATTTGGGTGGCAGGCCTTCTGGCCTggtgaaaattaagaagagtAAAAGACCCAATATCCCCTATTGAACATTGACAAGATTATAGTTTGAAATTTCATAACCAGGATGACCCAATTGTGGTATGAAAAAGATGTAAATTTGCCaggattttttttgtcttagGCATGATCAAATGATGATCAATGTACAATTTTCgaggaaaatttttttatttgatttcaaatttaaagatACATTTATTTAACATCGAGTCAAAATCAGCACTTGTTTTCC
Proteins encoded in this region:
- the LOC18586094 gene encoding glucan endo-1,3-beta-glucosidase — translated: MGILLLATFLHLVTSATALGVNYGMIADNLPSPYEVANFIKTKTIFDSVKIFDTNPDVLRAFANTDISVTVTVANGQIPSLTNVRAARRWVNNHIRPFYPQTKIKYISVGNEILLFNVQDQINNLVPAMKSLHLALAKAGIRGIKVTTAHALNIFNGDSVPSLARFRQDYAKSFFAPLLLFLRRTKSPFMINPYPYFELNAMGNKLDYALFKRNPGLFDKHSGKTYTNALDALLDKTHSAMSAIGCGDVDIVIGETGWPSQGDGGNLVATVGNALSYNGNLVREILSGNGTPLMPNRRFETYIFALFNENQKPGPLAERNWGLFRPDFTPVYNVGVLRNGQPMPRPAIRAPSSKKFCVPKPGVTDAQLQSNLDYACSQGANCSPIQPGGPCAQPGTVRSRATFAMNSYYRNKGQADNACDFSGTAQITTADPSYGNCHYP